The following proteins come from a genomic window of Acetivibrio cellulolyticus CD2:
- the ilvB gene encoding biosynthetic-type acetolactate synthase large subunit, with translation MKMTGAQAIVKALELEGVEVIFGYPGAAICPFYDALIDSKVRHILTRHEQGAAHAASGYARASGGVGVCVVTSGPGATNIITGIATAYMDSIPVVAITGQVSSDLIGRDVFQEADITGAAAPFVKHSYLVKAAKDLPRIIKEAFYIASTGRPGPVLIDIPVDIQNDEIKFEYPKNVDIRGYKPNIKGHSLQIKKIADAIKKAKKPVICAGGGLLRSGAADELLELVEKCSIPVTPTLMGIGVLPSVHELNLGMLGSHGVYTANYAINNADLLIILGARVGDRAMSKPNQIAKKAKIVHIDIDPAEIGKNIEVSIPVVGDLKQILKELNEVAHKGEVDEWVEELKRKKHEHALKIDSNVGSNYVNPKYLLSVLSKIVDNDTIVTTEVGQNQIWVANYFGVRRPGNFITSGGMGTMGYGLPAAVGAKTACPDSKVICIGGDGSFQMSMQELGTMKQSKIGVKVLLFNNYRLGMVRELQKIRHCSRYTQVFLDENPDFLAIFKAYGFEGERITNNKDVKKALEKMLKDDKPYLLECLVDPEESTL, from the coding sequence ATGAAGATGACAGGAGCACAAGCGATTGTAAAGGCTTTGGAATTGGAAGGGGTAGAAGTTATATTCGGTTACCCCGGAGCTGCTATATGCCCGTTTTATGATGCTTTGATTGACTCAAAGGTACGTCATATATTGACCAGACATGAACAGGGAGCGGCTCATGCAGCAAGCGGATATGCCCGTGCATCCGGTGGAGTGGGAGTATGTGTCGTTACTTCAGGCCCTGGAGCAACAAACATTATTACCGGTATTGCTACTGCATATATGGATTCAATTCCTGTAGTTGCAATTACAGGACAGGTATCTTCTGATTTGATTGGGCGTGATGTATTTCAGGAAGCAGATATAACTGGTGCTGCAGCGCCGTTTGTCAAGCATAGCTACCTTGTAAAAGCTGCAAAGGATTTACCCAGGATAATTAAGGAAGCATTTTATATAGCTTCTACAGGAAGGCCTGGTCCTGTGCTTATAGACATACCTGTAGATATACAGAATGATGAAATTAAGTTTGAATATCCTAAAAATGTTGATATTAGAGGATATAAACCAAATATAAAAGGTCATTCACTTCAGATTAAAAAAATAGCTGATGCAATAAAAAAAGCAAAGAAGCCTGTAATCTGTGCTGGTGGAGGATTATTAAGATCGGGAGCTGCGGATGAACTTTTGGAATTGGTGGAGAAGTGCAGTATACCTGTTACTCCAACACTTATGGGTATAGGGGTTCTGCCTTCTGTACATGAACTGAATTTGGGGATGCTTGGTTCCCATGGTGTTTACACTGCAAACTATGCAATAAATAATGCCGACCTGTTGATTATTCTAGGTGCAAGAGTTGGCGACCGGGCAATGAGCAAGCCAAACCAGATTGCAAAAAAGGCTAAAATTGTTCATATTGATATAGATCCCGCGGAGATAGGAAAGAATATAGAAGTATCCATACCTGTAGTTGGGGACTTGAAACAAATACTAAAAGAGCTTAATGAGGTTGCACATAAGGGAGAAGTAGACGAGTGGGTAGAGGAGCTAAAAAGGAAGAAACATGAACATGCTCTGAAAATTGATTCTAATGTTGGCTCAAATTATGTAAATCCTAAATACCTCTTATCTGTCTTATCAAAAATAGTTGATAACGATACTATTGTGACGACTGAGGTTGGTCAGAACCAGATATGGGTTGCAAATTACTTTGGTGTTAGAAGACCTGGAAACTTTATAACATCTGGTGGTATGGGGACTATGGGATATGGATTACCTGCTGCCGTGGGTGCAAAGACTGCTTGTCCTGATTCTAAAGTTATTTGTATTGGTGGTGACGGTAGTTTTCAGATGTCCATGCAGGAGCTTGGAACAATGAAGCAAAGTAAAATAGGGGTTAAGGTATTGCTTTTTAATAACTACAGGCTCGGTATGGTAAGGGAACTTCAAAAGATAAGGCATTGCAGCCGTTATACACAGGTTTTTCTGGATGAAAATCCAGACTTTCTGGCTATATTCAAAGCTTATGGGTTTGAGGGTGAAAGGATTACAAACAACAAAGATGTAAAAAAGGCTCTGGAAAAAATGCTGAAGGACGACAAGC
- a CDS encoding IS30 family transposase, with protein MSQINNTAKTKKYKHLKARERYSIEILLKEGLKPYEIAQRMQRGIRTIEREISRGKIKLVNSDLTYREEYCADVGQRIYYENARNKGPGLKIGKDHKLVKHIEKKIVKEKYSPDAVIGEIEAKGLEFETQICTKTVYNYIDRGDVFLNLTNIDLPVKKAGKKRDYKKIKIPHKNLKGTSIEERPTEIDKREEYGHWEMDCVVGKREGKGAVLLVLSERSIREEIIIKMPSKTQESVVAALDCLEKKYGKSFKDKFKTITVDNGSEFLDYEGIERSVRAGKDKRVKLYYAHPYSSWERGTNENTNKLIRRFIPKGTDIGRISKKTIKWIETWINNYPRRILAYKSAIDMAAS; from the coding sequence ATGAGCCAGATTAATAATACCGCAAAAACAAAAAAATATAAACACCTAAAAGCAAGAGAAAGATATAGTATTGAAATATTGTTAAAAGAGGGATTAAAACCTTATGAAATAGCACAGCGCATGCAAAGAGGTATCAGAACAATAGAAAGAGAAATATCGAGGGGAAAGATAAAGCTTGTGAACTCTGATTTGACTTACAGAGAAGAATATTGTGCAGATGTAGGGCAACGAATATATTATGAGAATGCAAGGAACAAAGGACCTGGATTAAAGATAGGTAAAGACCACAAATTAGTCAAACACATAGAAAAAAAGATTGTAAAAGAAAAGTATTCCCCAGATGCAGTGATAGGAGAGATAGAAGCGAAAGGCTTAGAGTTTGAGACCCAAATATGTACAAAGACAGTATATAACTATATAGATCGAGGAGATGTGTTCTTAAACCTTACAAATATAGATCTTCCAGTGAAAAAAGCTGGCAAAAAGAGAGACTATAAGAAAATAAAGATACCGCATAAAAATCTTAAAGGAACAAGCATTGAAGAAAGGCCTACAGAGATTGATAAGCGCGAGGAATATGGACATTGGGAAATGGACTGTGTTGTTGGAAAACGTGAAGGGAAAGGTGCAGTATTACTGGTTTTAAGTGAGAGAAGTATACGCGAGGAAATAATAATCAAAATGCCATCAAAGACACAAGAATCAGTAGTAGCAGCACTAGATTGTTTGGAGAAGAAATATGGTAAATCATTTAAGGATAAATTCAAAACAATAACAGTGGATAATGGTAGTGAATTTCTTGATTATGAAGGCATAGAACGGTCTGTGAGGGCTGGAAAAGATAAAAGGGTGAAACTATATTATGCACATCCATATAGCTCCTGGGAAAGAGGCACAAACGAAAATACAAACAAGCTAATACGCCGATTTATACCAAAAGGAACAGATATAGGGAGAATAAGTAAAAAGACGATAAAATGGATAGAAACATGGATAAATAACTATCCAAGACGAATATTAGCATATAAGTCTGCAATTGATATGGCTGCAAGTTAA
- a CDS encoding glycosyltransferase family 39 protein, translating into MEFVLYILFLIINIFLTTFILFVKNKECSSAKIRLTYVSGIITVAATFLYSIFFRNEEPLVPELIRTLSILSVTAIGIMLLGVFIKDLLGVEIYQDKRIKKNHPKVLINILMVAIASRLVLYFIGYLYAVQTLNQHSGFVECFDSLWNKWDSLHYLNIAQNGYNSTGENARLIVFYPLYPLLVSILSKIVKNSLLASVIVSDLSLGVGCYYLYKLVQIDFDNSTAMRSIKYLLIYPMSVFFGIAYTESIFIALSIMTLYYLRKEKWFAAGLCGFFAALTKNQGIILFAPAVLEYIISNRVYQKLRDRKFMNILKDFISKGIYVFLIPLGFFVYLSINKVIYGSWNKFLVYQKEGWENEFGNMFNNLKRIAESAINPEDIFRVTYWIPCIISFLLVVFLIFYSIGRMRLSYSVYMLLFMIVSFSPSWLLSGSRYISSLVPIYIGISVFTKRKWLDMVVTYTSILLLGFYTLEFLRGMLL; encoded by the coding sequence GTGGAATTTGTGCTCTATATTTTGTTTTTAATTATTAATATTTTTCTTACGACTTTTATTTTATTTGTTAAGAATAAAGAGTGTTCATCAGCAAAAATACGACTTACATATGTAAGTGGAATTATAACAGTTGCTGCAACATTTTTATATAGTATCTTCTTTAGAAATGAGGAACCTTTAGTACCGGAACTTATTAGAACACTAAGTATTTTGTCGGTAACAGCTATAGGCATTATGTTGTTAGGAGTGTTCATTAAGGATTTGTTAGGAGTAGAGATTTATCAGGATAAAAGAATAAAGAAAAACCATCCAAAGGTTTTAATAAATATACTAATGGTTGCAATTGCTTCAAGATTGGTATTGTATTTTATTGGTTATCTTTATGCAGTACAAACTCTAAATCAGCATTCTGGTTTTGTAGAATGTTTTGATTCTTTGTGGAACAAATGGGATTCACTTCACTATCTGAATATAGCCCAAAATGGTTATAACAGCACAGGGGAAAATGCTAGACTGATAGTTTTTTATCCGCTTTATCCGCTTTTAGTAAGTATTTTGTCAAAGATAGTTAAAAATAGTTTGCTTGCAAGTGTTATTGTTTCTGATTTGTCGTTAGGTGTAGGATGTTATTATTTGTACAAGCTTGTACAGATAGATTTTGATAATAGTACCGCTATGAGATCTATAAAATACTTGTTGATTTATCCCATGTCAGTTTTCTTTGGTATTGCCTATACTGAAAGTATTTTTATTGCATTGTCAATTATGACTTTGTACTATCTCAGAAAAGAGAAATGGTTTGCAGCGGGTTTATGCGGATTTTTTGCAGCACTTACAAAGAATCAGGGTATTATTCTGTTTGCTCCTGCAGTTTTGGAGTATATTATTTCAAATCGGGTATATCAAAAGCTTCGAGACCGGAAGTTCATGAATATATTGAAAGACTTTATTTCCAAGGGGATATATGTTTTTTTGATTCCTTTGGGGTTTTTTGTATACTTGTCGATAAATAAAGTAATCTATGGAAGTTGGAACAAGTTTCTGGTATACCAGAAAGAAGGTTGGGAAAACGAATTCGGAAATATGTTTAATAACTTAAAGCGTATCGCTGAATCAGCAATAAATCCTGAGGATATATTTAGGGTGACATATTGGATACCTTGCATTATTTCATTTTTATTGGTGGTTTTTTTGATTTTTTATTCAATAGGGAGAATGCGTCTTTCCTATAGTGTATATATGTTATTATTCATGATTGTCTCTTTTTCACCCTCATGGTTATTGAGTGGATCAAGATATATTTCGTCATTAGTACCCATTTATATTGGAATTTCAGTTTTTACAAAAAGAAAGTGGTTGGATATGGTGGTAACGTATACATCTATCTTACTTTTGGGCTTTTATACACTGGAATTTTTAAGGGGTATGCTTTTGTAG
- a CDS encoding nucleoside deaminase — MRKNSDFMKVAAQEAVEGVKSGHGGPFGAVIVKDNMIIARAHNEVIKNNDPTDHAEMIAIRSAAKMLERFDLSDCELYTSCEPCPMCFSAIHWAKIEKVFYGCTREDAASIGFDDKYIYDVIKGKAERKKVEFEQKDRELCLEAFDEWKAREDKVQY, encoded by the coding sequence ATGAGAAAAAACAGTGATTTTATGAAAGTGGCTGCTCAAGAAGCGGTCGAAGGTGTAAAAAGTGGGCATGGAGGTCCGTTTGGGGCAGTTATTGTAAAGGACAACATGATAATTGCACGGGCACATAACGAGGTCATAAAGAATAATGACCCTACTGACCATGCCGAAATGATTGCCATTAGAAGTGCAGCAAAAATGTTGGAAAGATTTGATCTCTCGGATTGTGAGCTATATACTTCATGTGAACCTTGCCCCATGTGTTTTTCAGCAATTCATTGGGCTAAAATTGAAAAGGTTTTTTATGGTTGTACAAGGGAGGATGCTGCTTCGATAGGATTTGATGACAAATATATTTATGATGTAATCAAGGGAAAGGCAGAACGTAAAAAAGTTGAATTTGAGCAGAAGGACAGGGAATTGTGTCTTGAGGCCTTCGATGAATGGAAAGCCAGAGAAGATAAAGTTCAGTATTAG